The Pseudophryne corroboree isolate aPseCor3 chromosome 2, aPseCor3.hap2, whole genome shotgun sequence genome has a segment encoding these proteins:
- the LOC135000703 gene encoding stromelysin-1-like: MFPLWLFVQSLLLNVCVVYLVPVTKEDTEPATWEAPLDGNVSTDSEDITNEELTKAEEYLEQFYSEATRARTLAKKNEDKIKDMQTFFGLDVTGKVNKETLQVMLKPRCGVPDVKRFSLFPGNPKWEKTSLIYRIVNYTPDLTNSDVDYAIAQALRLWSEVTPLSFRQSYSGDADIMISFDYKDHGDFFPFDGPLGVLAHAFAPGQAIGGDAHFDEAETWTLGRQGTNLFLVALHELGHALGLEHSKNKLAIMYPTLQDNTFVSPPSFKLFSDDVAGIQALYGARKPSVPKPNPIPTRKPQPKPTPAKKPKPTDAPKSPTVPVKCDRSLHFDAITSMRGDLLFFKNGIFWRKTSRKSDIDTISINTIWPNLGYVDAAYEVPDRDIVYLFKGRQYWATRGFTMLSGYPRDISNFGFPSSVKKIDAAVFLKEERKAIFFVKDKYWSNDHTSYTMDPKSPQKIKHDFPGIGKKVEAAFQNYDYLYFSNGANQIEYNPRRQRVIRNIPNYQWLNCN; encoded by the exons ATGTTTCCATTGTGGCTCTTCGTGCAGAGTCTTCTACTCAATGTCTGTGTTGTTTACCTGGTTCCTGTGACAAAGGAAGACACTGAACCCGCTACATGGGAAGCTCCACTAGATGGAAACGTGTCTACTGATTCTGAGGACATAACAAACGAAGAGCTGACAAAGGCTGAG gAATATCTAGAACAATTCTACTCTGAAGCTACTAGGGCCAGGACACTGGCCAAAAAAAATGAAGATAAAATCAAGGACATGCAGACTTTTTTTGGCCTTGACGTCACCGGTAAAGTTAACAAGGAAACGTTGCAAGTTATGCTGAAACCCAGGTGTGGAGTCCCCGATGTGAAAAGGTTCAGTCTTTTTCCTGGAAATCCGAAATGGGAGAAGACATCACTAATTTACAG AATTGTCAACTACACCCCGGACCTCACTAACTCGGACGTAGATTATGCCATTGCCCAGGCTCTCAGGCTCTGGAGTGAGGTCACCCCTTTGAGTTTTCGTCAGTCTTATAGTGGTGATGCTGATATAATGATCTCTTTTGATTATAAAG ATCATGGAGATTTCTTCCCATTTGATGGACCGCTTGGAGTTTTGGCACATGCATTTGCACCAGGCCAGGCAATTGGGGGAGATGCTCATTTTGATGAAGCTGAGACATGGACACTGGGGCGGCAAG gtacaAACCTTTTCCTTGTTGCTCTCCATGAATTGGGCCATGCGCTGGGTCTGGAACACTCGAAAAATAAGCTTGCAATAATGTATCCAACGCTTCAAGATAATACATTTGTGTCTCCACCCAGCTTTAAACTTTTTTCAGATGATGTTGCTGGAATCCAAGCCCTCTATG GAGCAAGAAAACCCAGTGTGCCAAAACCAAATCCAATCCCAACAAGGAAACCTCAGCCAAAGCCAACTCCTGCCAAGAAGCCCAAGCCAACGGATGCCCCCAAAAGTCCAACAGTGCCAGTAAAATGCGACCGGTCTTTACATTTTGATGCCATCACCAGTATGAGAGGAGATTTACTGTTCTTCAAGAATGG GATCTTTTGGAGAAAAACCTCAAGGAAGAGTGACATTGATACAATCTCCATCAATACCATATGGCCAAACTTGGGATACGTTGATGCAGCCTATGAAGTTCCAGATAGAGATATTGTCTACTTGTTCAAAG GCCGACAGTATTGGGCCACGAGAGGATTCACCATGCTGTCGGGATATCCTCGAGACATCTCCAATTTTGGTTTTCCAAGTTCTGTTAAGAAAATAGATGCTGCTGTGTTTCTTAAGGAAGAAAGGAAAGCTATTTTCTTTGTGAAAGACAAGTACTGGAG CAATGACCACACAAGTTATACAATGGACCCCAAATCACCACAAAAGATAAAACATGACTTTCCTGGAATTGGGAAAAAGGTGGAGGCTGCTTTCCAGAACTATG ACTATCTGTACTTCTCTAATGGAGCCAACCAGATTGAATATAACCCAAGGAGGCAACGAGTTATTCGCAATATTCCGAATTATCAATGGCTGAACTGCAACTGA